One genomic region from Lonchura striata isolate bLonStr1 chromosome 23, bLonStr1.mat, whole genome shotgun sequence encodes:
- the TMPRSS4 gene encoding transmembrane protease serine 4, giving the protein MDMDSASERLNGRGPCMRPKSSRTSESFKRVGILVLAVVLTLACLVAIGFLVKIYLEHHYLFCKQPLKLVPLKQVCDGQLDCLQGEDEANCPQWVPEGPPAGARVSKDRSILQVLQSHTQTWSCVCHDHFTPALARAACEQMGYSSTPAFQGVEASAGQPLPPREVVLSNGSLQVLEPGRKCLSGLVVSLFCSNCGQSVRTPRVLGGSPAAIEAWPWQVSLQYRREHICGGSIIGPGWVLTAAHCFTNNPIIQSWRVKAGSDLLSGAATIAVEKVFLAEVTPASPKDNDIALVKLHSPVRDSDSTKPICLPYFDEELVPGTPLWVIGWGYTEEHGKLSERLQQAEVELIDKRSCNLAAYHGDVTDRMLCAGLPQGGVDTCQGDSGGPLLYSGGHWQVVGIVSWGQGCGTPSTPGVYTSVRAYLDWISAVRRVSGAVLPGETAAPFS; this is encoded by the exons GTCCCTGCATGAGACCCAAATCCTCCAGGACATCGGAGTCCTTCAAGCGGGTCGGGATCCTCGTCCTGGCCGTGGTGCTCACCCTCGCCTGCCTGGTGGCCATCGGGTTCCTGG TGAAGATTTACCTGGAGCACCACTACCTGTTCTGCAAGCAGCCGCTGAAGCTGGTGCCGCTGAAGCAGGTGTGTGACGGGCAGCTGGACTGTCTGCAGGGCGAGGACGAGGCCAACTGTCCCCAGTGGGTCCCCGAGGGGCCACCAGCCGGGG CCCGCGTTTCCAAAGACAGATCCATCCTGCAGGTGCTCCAGAGCCACACTCAAACCTGGTCCTGTGTGTGCCATGACCACTTCACCCCGGCGCTGGCCAGAGCTGCCTGTGAGCAGATGGGCTACAGCAG CACCCCAGCTTTCCAGGGCGTGGAGGCGAGCGCCGGGCAGCCGCTGCCTCCCCGCGAGGTGGTGCTGAGCAACGGGAGCCTGCAGGTGCTCGAGCCAGGCAG GAAATGCCTCTCGGGGCTGGTCGTGTCACTCTTTTGTTCCA ACTGCGGGCAGAGCGTGCGGACCCCGCGGGTGCTGGGGGGCAGCCCGGCCGCCATCGAGGCCTGGCCCTGGCAGGTCAGCCTGCAGTACAGGAGGGAGCACATCTGCGGGGGCAGCATCATCGGGCCCGGCTGGGTGCTGACGGCCGCGCACTGCTTCAC GAACAACCCCATCATCCAGAGCTGGCGTGTGAAGGCCGGTTCGGACCTCCTGTCAGGCGCCGCCACCATCGCGGTGGAGAAGGTGTTCCTGGCGGAGGTGACGCCCGCGTCCCCCAAGGACAACGACATCGCCCTGGTGAAGCTGCACTCCCCCGTGCGTGACTCAG ACAGCACCAAGCCCATCTGCCTGCCCTACTTCGATGAGGAGCTGGTGCCGGGCACACCCCTGTGGGTGATCGGCTGGGGCTACACAGAGGAGCACG GGAAGCTGTCGGAGCGCCTGCAGCAGGCCGAGGTGGAGCTCATCGACAAGAGGAGCTGCAACCTGGCCGCCTACCACGGCGATGTCACCGACAGGATGCTGTGTGCCGGCCTGCCCCAGGGCGGTGTGGACACCTGCCAG GGGGACAGCGGCGGGCCCCTCCTGTACTCAGGCGGGCACTGGCAGGTGGTGGGCATCGTCAGCTGGGGCCAGGGCTGCGGGACCCCCAGCACTCCCGGCGTCTACACCAGCGTCCGTGCCTACCTCGACTGGATCTCCGCCGTGCGCAGGGTCAGTGGTGCCGTCCTGCCCGGGGAGACAGCAGCTCCCTtcagctga
- the SCN4B gene encoding sodium channel regulatory subunit beta-4, with protein sequence MAPGSPAARRRASPRLLAALLGLHVFAIAFALEVSVGKTNTVTALNNSNVLLPCVFTTCIGFQDLVFTWYFNTTELIYHGKIKNKATEPTLVWHNPRVEFVGSTTKKDNNISIVLNNVEFSDAGKYTCHVKNPKEKNTQHNATIFLTVVHKMVKTDNTVTLIIVGVVGGLIGLLILFMLIKRVVLFIIKKTQDGKKECLVSSSGNDNTENGLAGSKAEQKAPTKA encoded by the exons ATGGCCCCGGGCTCGCCCGCCGCTCGCCGCCGCGCCTCGCCGCGCCTGCTGGCCGCGCTCCTGG gtTTGCACGTCTTCGCCATTGCCTTCGCCTTGGAGGTGTCGGTGGGGAAGACCAACACAGTGACGGCTCTGAACAACTCCaatgtcctgctgccctgcgtCTTCACCACCTGCATAGGCTTCCAGGACCTGGTCTTCACATGGTATTTCAACACGACAGAGCTG ATTTACCACGGCAAGATAAAGAACAAAGCCACGGAGCCCACCCTGGTGTGGCACAACCCGCGGGTGGAGTTCGTCGGCTCCACCACCAAGAAGGACAACAACATCTCCATCGTGCTGAACAACGTGGAGTTCAGCGATGCTGGCAAGTACACCTGCCACGTCAAGAACCCCAAGGAGAAGAACACCCAGCACAACGCCACCATCTTCCTCACCGTGGTCCATAAGA TGGTGAAGACGGACAACACTGTGACGCTCATCATCGTGGGCGTGGTGGGGGGGCTCATAggcctcctcatcctcttcatGCTCATCAAGAGGGTGGTCCTGTTCATCATCAAGAAGACGCAGGATGGGAA GAAGGAGTGTCTGGTGAGCTCCTCGGGGAACGACAACACCGAGAACGGCCTGGCCGGCTCCAAGGCAGAACAAAAAGCACCAACAAAGGCATGA